In one window of Danaus plexippus chromosome 7, MEX_DaPlex, whole genome shotgun sequence DNA:
- the LOC116770535 gene encoding hormone-sensitive lipase isoform X5 — MIKSSKVSQHKMKFRFLSRSFRFFTGKHPKKMEFAEPPAKASLCCEDTPEGSPPTYAMYEALKESCQNNASYFQPDDSENGQRLYQGFMTLIDHIDTVWPLVDHVRKVAPLYDFDAKSPGNGYRSFVSVVDSCVLNGLKLSRQVCTGRDALLFRKGYFVKEVESNGQLLASLGTCLHHLQTLLSWAPPGELFPTEPHSPEELFSQADTINQYCFYGRCLGFQFLPSMRNILKGISICMAGFSEAYYSHGNLISSMWTGGQYLIDPEMRARRIVNISQSASVEFCKAFWFLAESEIMRRVPSLMSSTVAVNKLITIPPEPLAVTTKDGKQLTVLPPEVHIGLQGLNVRLISVNKRMGMSDESSSNLPPAEGVVFHCHGGGFVAQSSKSHETYLREWAAKLNMPILSVDYSLAPQAPFPRALEEVYYAYCWLLNNFKLVGTTGKRIVFAGDSAGANLIAGCTLKILSSGLRTPEGLFMAYAPLLVSFIPSPARLLCLMDPLLPFGFMMRCLKAYASPNTKGKDEKHPNKANTPSNATSPVEGNGFLRVSPSQVQTGPLEGISSGPSSFEEVSPSDLAELQAHKSGSERRQSADTTISGGSLLSEHTATGISPTEDKSQQDTESESTLVGEPPLIQDQEHRDKKRIKARISEAATGLMGAMSSRLAYITGSNNIRPTQEELSVRSNLDALIARSPSDEFIFSVPRDPLLSPYWADDDLLKRFPPVRLLTVHLDPCLDDCVMFAKKLKGLGNEVGIDVLEGLPHGFLNFSLMAKEANEGSKLCVERIKQLLDLENPTTPENNHL; from the exons aTGATTAAGAGCAGCAAAGTTTCTCAACATAAA ATGAAGTTTAGATTTTTAAGTCGAAGCTTTCGTTTTTTTACGGGAAAACATCCAAAAAAAATGGAATTCGCGGAGCCCCCTGCGAAGGCATCATTATGCTGTGAGGATACTCCCGAAGGTTCTCCGCCGACGTATGCGATGTATGAGGCTTTAAAGGAATCGTGTCAGAATAATGCTAGTTATTTTCAACCTGATGACAGTGAGAATGGACAGAGATTGTACCAGGGCTTCATGACACTGATAGATCATATAGATACAGTTTGGCCTCTCGTGGATCACGTTCGAAag GTGGCTCCGTTGTATGACTTCGATGCCAAATCTCCCGGCAATGGCTACCGTAGCTTCGTGTCCGTCGTGGATTCTTGCGTTTTGAATGGACTGAAATTGAGCCGTCAAGTATGCACCGGACGTGACGCGCTACTATTTAGAAAAGGTTATTTTGTTAa GGAAGTTGAGTCTAACGGTCAGCTGCTAGCGTCTCTAGGAACTTGTCTCCACCACCTCCAGACCTTACTCTCGTGGGCTCCACCCGGGGAACTCTTCCCTACAGAACCCCATTCGCCCGAAGAACTGTTCTCACAAGCGGATACCATCAATCAGTATTGCTTTTACGGAAGATGTCTCGGATTTCAG TTTCTTCCATCCATGAGGAATATATTAAAGGGGATATCTATATGCATGGCCGGTTTCTCGGAAGCGTATTACAGTCACGGTAACTTGATCAGCTCAATGTGGACCGGGGGACAGTATCTCATAGACCCGGAGATGAGGGCGCGTCGTATCGTCAATATATCACAATCGGCGAGCGTTGAATTCTGCAAAGCTTTTTGGTTCCTCGCTGAGAGTG AAATAATGCGTAGAGTGCCGAGCTTGATGTCGTCGACGGTagctgttaataaattaataacaataccaCCAGAACCGCTGGCGGTGACGACGAAAGACGGGAAACAGCTGACAGTCCTGCCCCCAGAAGTACACATAGGGTTACAGGGATTAAATGTTAGGCTCATCAGTGTTAATAAAAGAATGGGAATG TCTGATGAAAGCTCATCGAATCTACCGCCAGCTGAGGGGGTGGTTTTTCATTGTCACGGAGGCGGTTTCGTCGCACAGAGTTCGAAATCTCATGAGACGTATCTAAGAGAATGGGCCGCGAAATTGAACATGCCGATACTGTCCGTAGATTACAGCCTGGCCCCGCAGGCGCCGTTCCCGAGGGCTCTGGAGGAAGTGTATTACGCTTATTGCTGGTTGTTAAACAATTTCAAGCTAGTCGGCACCACTG GTAAACGTATAGTATTTGCTGGGGATTCAGCCGGTGCGAACCTCATAGCCGGTTGCACCCTCAAGATCCTGTCTTCAGGACTCCGTACCCCCGAGGGTTTGTTCATGGCCTACGCTCCCCTACTAGTGAGCTTCATACCGAGTCCCGCAAGACTGCTGTGCCTGATGGATCCCTTACTTCCCTTCGGATTCATGATGAGGTGTCtcaaag CCTACGCAAGCCCCAACACTAAAGGTAAGGATGAAAAGCATCCGAACAAAGCGAACACGCCGTCGAACGCCACAAGCCCTGTCGAGGGCAACGGATTCCTTAGAGTGAGCCCGTCCCAAG TCCAAACTGGTCCTCTAGAGGGAATAAGCTCGGGACCGTCATCGTTCGAGGAGGTCTCGCCATCTGACCTCGCAGAACTTCAGGCGCACAAGTCCGGCAGTGAGAGGAGACAGTCCGCCGACACCACCATCAGCGGAGGGTCGCTGCTGAGCGAGCACACCGCCACCG GTATATCACCGACGGAGGACAAATCACAACA ggaCACCGAATCTGAAAGCACACTCGTCGGAGAGCCTCCGCTCATACAAGACCAGGAACACAGAGATAAGAAAAGGATAAAGGCGcg TATAAGTGAAGCAGCTACCGGTTTAATGGGCGCCATGTCGTCAAGGCTAGCGTACATAACCGGTTCAAATAACATAAGGCCCACCCAAGAAGA GTTGTCAGTCCGTTCGAACCTGGACGCGCTGATAGCCCGCAGTCCGTCCGACGAGTTCATATTCTCTGTGCCACGTGACCCGCTCCTGTCGCCGTACTGGGCGGACGATGATCTACTAAAGAGGTTCCCACCTGTGAGGTTGTTG actGTACATTTAGATCCTTGCCTTGACGACTGCGTGATGTTTGCCAAAAAACTTAAAGGTTTGGGCAACGAGGTGGGTATCGATGTCTTAGAGGGGCTGCCTCATGGATTCCTTAATTTCTCTCTT ATGGCCAAAGAAGCGAACGAAGGTTCAAAACTTTGCGTGGAGCGCATAAAACAGTTGTTGGACTTGGAAAATCCTACGACGCCCGAGAACAATCATTTATGA
- the LOC116770535 gene encoding hormone-sensitive lipase isoform X1 — protein sequence MIKSSKVSQHKMKFRFLSRSFRFFTGKHPKKMEFAEPPAKASLCCEDTPEGSPPTYAMYEALKESCQNNASYFQPDDSENGQRLYQGFMTLIDHIDTVWPLVDHVRKVAPLYDFDAKSPGNGYRSFVSVVDSCVLNGLKLSRQVCTGRDALLFRKGYFVKEVESNGQLLASLGTCLHHLQTLLSWAPPGELFPTEPHSPEELFSQADTINQYCFYGRCLGFQFLPSMRNILKGISICMAGFSEAYYSHGNLISSMWTGGQYLIDPEMRARRIVNISQSASVEFCKAFWFLAESEIMRRVPSLMSSTVAVNKLITIPPEPLAVTTKDGKQLTVLPPEVHIGLQGLNVRLISVNKRMGMSDESSSNLPPAEGVVFHCHGGGFVAQSSKSHETYLREWAAKLNMPILSVDYSLAPQAPFPRALEEVYYAYCWLLNNFKLVGTTGKRIVFAGDSAGANLIAGCTLKILSSGLRTPEGLFMAYAPLLVSFIPSPARLLCLMDPLLPFGFMMRCLKAYASPNTKGKDEKHPNKANTPSNATSPVEGNGFLRVSPSQVQTGPLEGISSGPSSFEEVSPSDLAELQAHKSGSERRQSADTTISGGSLLSEHTATGISPTEDKSQQYVSDFLDKYVFNSDTDSEGRKLSVVKANKKLQRDTESESTLVGEPPLIQDQEHRDKKRIKARISEAATGLMGAMSSRLAYITGSNNIRPTQEELSVRSNLDALIARSPSDEFIFSVPRDPLLSPYWADDDLLKRFPPVRLLTVHLDPCLDDCVMFAKKLKGLGNEVGIDVLEGLPHGFLNFSLMAKEANEGSKLCVERIKQLLDLENPTTPENNHL from the exons aTGATTAAGAGCAGCAAAGTTTCTCAACATAAA ATGAAGTTTAGATTTTTAAGTCGAAGCTTTCGTTTTTTTACGGGAAAACATCCAAAAAAAATGGAATTCGCGGAGCCCCCTGCGAAGGCATCATTATGCTGTGAGGATACTCCCGAAGGTTCTCCGCCGACGTATGCGATGTATGAGGCTTTAAAGGAATCGTGTCAGAATAATGCTAGTTATTTTCAACCTGATGACAGTGAGAATGGACAGAGATTGTACCAGGGCTTCATGACACTGATAGATCATATAGATACAGTTTGGCCTCTCGTGGATCACGTTCGAAag GTGGCTCCGTTGTATGACTTCGATGCCAAATCTCCCGGCAATGGCTACCGTAGCTTCGTGTCCGTCGTGGATTCTTGCGTTTTGAATGGACTGAAATTGAGCCGTCAAGTATGCACCGGACGTGACGCGCTACTATTTAGAAAAGGTTATTTTGTTAa GGAAGTTGAGTCTAACGGTCAGCTGCTAGCGTCTCTAGGAACTTGTCTCCACCACCTCCAGACCTTACTCTCGTGGGCTCCACCCGGGGAACTCTTCCCTACAGAACCCCATTCGCCCGAAGAACTGTTCTCACAAGCGGATACCATCAATCAGTATTGCTTTTACGGAAGATGTCTCGGATTTCAG TTTCTTCCATCCATGAGGAATATATTAAAGGGGATATCTATATGCATGGCCGGTTTCTCGGAAGCGTATTACAGTCACGGTAACTTGATCAGCTCAATGTGGACCGGGGGACAGTATCTCATAGACCCGGAGATGAGGGCGCGTCGTATCGTCAATATATCACAATCGGCGAGCGTTGAATTCTGCAAAGCTTTTTGGTTCCTCGCTGAGAGTG AAATAATGCGTAGAGTGCCGAGCTTGATGTCGTCGACGGTagctgttaataaattaataacaataccaCCAGAACCGCTGGCGGTGACGACGAAAGACGGGAAACAGCTGACAGTCCTGCCCCCAGAAGTACACATAGGGTTACAGGGATTAAATGTTAGGCTCATCAGTGTTAATAAAAGAATGGGAATG TCTGATGAAAGCTCATCGAATCTACCGCCAGCTGAGGGGGTGGTTTTTCATTGTCACGGAGGCGGTTTCGTCGCACAGAGTTCGAAATCTCATGAGACGTATCTAAGAGAATGGGCCGCGAAATTGAACATGCCGATACTGTCCGTAGATTACAGCCTGGCCCCGCAGGCGCCGTTCCCGAGGGCTCTGGAGGAAGTGTATTACGCTTATTGCTGGTTGTTAAACAATTTCAAGCTAGTCGGCACCACTG GTAAACGTATAGTATTTGCTGGGGATTCAGCCGGTGCGAACCTCATAGCCGGTTGCACCCTCAAGATCCTGTCTTCAGGACTCCGTACCCCCGAGGGTTTGTTCATGGCCTACGCTCCCCTACTAGTGAGCTTCATACCGAGTCCCGCAAGACTGCTGTGCCTGATGGATCCCTTACTTCCCTTCGGATTCATGATGAGGTGTCtcaaag CCTACGCAAGCCCCAACACTAAAGGTAAGGATGAAAAGCATCCGAACAAAGCGAACACGCCGTCGAACGCCACAAGCCCTGTCGAGGGCAACGGATTCCTTAGAGTGAGCCCGTCCCAAG TCCAAACTGGTCCTCTAGAGGGAATAAGCTCGGGACCGTCATCGTTCGAGGAGGTCTCGCCATCTGACCTCGCAGAACTTCAGGCGCACAAGTCCGGCAGTGAGAGGAGACAGTCCGCCGACACCACCATCAGCGGAGGGTCGCTGCTGAGCGAGCACACCGCCACCG GTATATCACCGACGGAGGACAAATCACAACAGTACGTATCAGACTTCCTCGACAAATACGTGTTCAATAGCGACACGGACTCTGAAGGGCGCAAGTTGTCTGTTGTCAAAGCTAATAAGAAGTTACAGAG ggaCACCGAATCTGAAAGCACACTCGTCGGAGAGCCTCCGCTCATACAAGACCAGGAACACAGAGATAAGAAAAGGATAAAGGCGcg TATAAGTGAAGCAGCTACCGGTTTAATGGGCGCCATGTCGTCAAGGCTAGCGTACATAACCGGTTCAAATAACATAAGGCCCACCCAAGAAGA GTTGTCAGTCCGTTCGAACCTGGACGCGCTGATAGCCCGCAGTCCGTCCGACGAGTTCATATTCTCTGTGCCACGTGACCCGCTCCTGTCGCCGTACTGGGCGGACGATGATCTACTAAAGAGGTTCCCACCTGTGAGGTTGTTG actGTACATTTAGATCCTTGCCTTGACGACTGCGTGATGTTTGCCAAAAAACTTAAAGGTTTGGGCAACGAGGTGGGTATCGATGTCTTAGAGGGGCTGCCTCATGGATTCCTTAATTTCTCTCTT ATGGCCAAAGAAGCGAACGAAGGTTCAAAACTTTGCGTGGAGCGCATAAAACAGTTGTTGGACTTGGAAAATCCTACGACGCCCGAGAACAATCATTTATGA
- the LOC116770535 gene encoding hormone-sensitive lipase isoform X4, with the protein MKFRFLSRSFRFFTGKHPKKMEFAEPPAKASLCCEDTPEGSPPTYAMYEALKESCQNNASYFQPDDSENGQRLYQGFMTLIDHIDTVWPLVDHVRKVAPLYDFDAKSPGNGYRSFVSVVDSCVLNGLKLSRQVCTGRDALLFRKGYFVKEVESNGQLLASLGTCLHHLQTLLSWAPPGELFPTEPHSPEELFSQADTINQYCFYGRCLGFQFLPSMRNILKGISICMAGFSEAYYSHGNLISSMWTGGQYLIDPEMRARRIVNISQSASVEFCKAFWFLAESEIMRRVPSLMSSTVAVNKLITIPPEPLAVTTKDGKQLTVLPPEVHIGLQGLNVRLISVNKRMGMSDESSSNLPPAEGVVFHCHGGGFVAQSSKSHETYLREWAAKLNMPILSVDYSLAPQAPFPRALEEVYYAYCWLLNNFKLVGTTGKRIVFAGDSAGANLIAGCTLKILSSGLRTPEGLFMAYAPLLVSFIPSPARLLCLMDPLLPFGFMMRCLKAYASPNTKGKDEKHPNKANTPSNATSPVEGNGFLRVSPSQVQTGPLEGISSGPSSFEEVSPSDLAELQAHKSGSERRQSADTTISGGSLLSEHTATGISPTEDKSQQYVSDFLDKYVFNSDTDSEGRKLSVVKANKKLQRDTESESTLVGEPPLIQDQEHRDKKRIKARISEAATGLMGAMSSRLAYITGSNNIRPTQEELSVRSNLDALIARSPSDEFIFSVPRDPLLSPYWADDDLLKRFPPVRLLTVHLDPCLDDCVMFAKKLKGLGNEVGIDVLEGLPHGFLNFSLMAKEANEGSKLCVERIKQLLDLENPTTPENNHL; encoded by the exons ATGAAGTTTAGATTTTTAAGTCGAAGCTTTCGTTTTTTTACGGGAAAACATCCAAAAAAAATGGAATTCGCGGAGCCCCCTGCGAAGGCATCATTATGCTGTGAGGATACTCCCGAAGGTTCTCCGCCGACGTATGCGATGTATGAGGCTTTAAAGGAATCGTGTCAGAATAATGCTAGTTATTTTCAACCTGATGACAGTGAGAATGGACAGAGATTGTACCAGGGCTTCATGACACTGATAGATCATATAGATACAGTTTGGCCTCTCGTGGATCACGTTCGAAag GTGGCTCCGTTGTATGACTTCGATGCCAAATCTCCCGGCAATGGCTACCGTAGCTTCGTGTCCGTCGTGGATTCTTGCGTTTTGAATGGACTGAAATTGAGCCGTCAAGTATGCACCGGACGTGACGCGCTACTATTTAGAAAAGGTTATTTTGTTAa GGAAGTTGAGTCTAACGGTCAGCTGCTAGCGTCTCTAGGAACTTGTCTCCACCACCTCCAGACCTTACTCTCGTGGGCTCCACCCGGGGAACTCTTCCCTACAGAACCCCATTCGCCCGAAGAACTGTTCTCACAAGCGGATACCATCAATCAGTATTGCTTTTACGGAAGATGTCTCGGATTTCAG TTTCTTCCATCCATGAGGAATATATTAAAGGGGATATCTATATGCATGGCCGGTTTCTCGGAAGCGTATTACAGTCACGGTAACTTGATCAGCTCAATGTGGACCGGGGGACAGTATCTCATAGACCCGGAGATGAGGGCGCGTCGTATCGTCAATATATCACAATCGGCGAGCGTTGAATTCTGCAAAGCTTTTTGGTTCCTCGCTGAGAGTG AAATAATGCGTAGAGTGCCGAGCTTGATGTCGTCGACGGTagctgttaataaattaataacaataccaCCAGAACCGCTGGCGGTGACGACGAAAGACGGGAAACAGCTGACAGTCCTGCCCCCAGAAGTACACATAGGGTTACAGGGATTAAATGTTAGGCTCATCAGTGTTAATAAAAGAATGGGAATG TCTGATGAAAGCTCATCGAATCTACCGCCAGCTGAGGGGGTGGTTTTTCATTGTCACGGAGGCGGTTTCGTCGCACAGAGTTCGAAATCTCATGAGACGTATCTAAGAGAATGGGCCGCGAAATTGAACATGCCGATACTGTCCGTAGATTACAGCCTGGCCCCGCAGGCGCCGTTCCCGAGGGCTCTGGAGGAAGTGTATTACGCTTATTGCTGGTTGTTAAACAATTTCAAGCTAGTCGGCACCACTG GTAAACGTATAGTATTTGCTGGGGATTCAGCCGGTGCGAACCTCATAGCCGGTTGCACCCTCAAGATCCTGTCTTCAGGACTCCGTACCCCCGAGGGTTTGTTCATGGCCTACGCTCCCCTACTAGTGAGCTTCATACCGAGTCCCGCAAGACTGCTGTGCCTGATGGATCCCTTACTTCCCTTCGGATTCATGATGAGGTGTCtcaaag CCTACGCAAGCCCCAACACTAAAGGTAAGGATGAAAAGCATCCGAACAAAGCGAACACGCCGTCGAACGCCACAAGCCCTGTCGAGGGCAACGGATTCCTTAGAGTGAGCCCGTCCCAAG TCCAAACTGGTCCTCTAGAGGGAATAAGCTCGGGACCGTCATCGTTCGAGGAGGTCTCGCCATCTGACCTCGCAGAACTTCAGGCGCACAAGTCCGGCAGTGAGAGGAGACAGTCCGCCGACACCACCATCAGCGGAGGGTCGCTGCTGAGCGAGCACACCGCCACCG GTATATCACCGACGGAGGACAAATCACAACAGTACGTATCAGACTTCCTCGACAAATACGTGTTCAATAGCGACACGGACTCTGAAGGGCGCAAGTTGTCTGTTGTCAAAGCTAATAAGAAGTTACAGAG ggaCACCGAATCTGAAAGCACACTCGTCGGAGAGCCTCCGCTCATACAAGACCAGGAACACAGAGATAAGAAAAGGATAAAGGCGcg TATAAGTGAAGCAGCTACCGGTTTAATGGGCGCCATGTCGTCAAGGCTAGCGTACATAACCGGTTCAAATAACATAAGGCCCACCCAAGAAGA GTTGTCAGTCCGTTCGAACCTGGACGCGCTGATAGCCCGCAGTCCGTCCGACGAGTTCATATTCTCTGTGCCACGTGACCCGCTCCTGTCGCCGTACTGGGCGGACGATGATCTACTAAAGAGGTTCCCACCTGTGAGGTTGTTG actGTACATTTAGATCCTTGCCTTGACGACTGCGTGATGTTTGCCAAAAAACTTAAAGGTTTGGGCAACGAGGTGGGTATCGATGTCTTAGAGGGGCTGCCTCATGGATTCCTTAATTTCTCTCTT ATGGCCAAAGAAGCGAACGAAGGTTCAAAACTTTGCGTGGAGCGCATAAAACAGTTGTTGGACTTGGAAAATCCTACGACGCCCGAGAACAATCATTTATGA
- the LOC116770535 gene encoding hormone-sensitive lipase isoform X2, giving the protein MIKSSKVSQHKMKFRFLSRSFRFFTGKHPKKMEFAEPPAKASLCCEDTPEGSPPTYAMYEALKESCQNNASYFQPDDSENGQRLYQGFMTLIDHIDTVWPLVDHVRKVAPLYDFDAKSPGNGYRSFVSVVDSCVLNGLKLSRQVCTGRDALLFRKGYFVKEVESNGQLLASLGTCLHHLQTLLSWAPPGELFPTEPHSPEELFSQADTINQYCFYGRCLGFQFLPSMRNILKGISICMAGFSEAYYSHGNLISSMWTGGQYLIDPEMRARRIVNISQSASVEFCKAFWFLAESEIMRRVPSLMSSTVAVNKLITIPPEPLAVTTKDGKQLTVLPPEVHIGLQGLNVRLISVNKRMGMSDESSSNLPPAEGVVFHCHGGGFVAQSSKSHETYLREWAAKLNMPILSVDYSLAPQAPFPRALEEVYYAYCWLLNNFKLVGTTGKRIVFAGDSAGANLIAGCTLKILSSGLRTPEGLFMAYAPLLVSFIPSPARLLCLMDPLLPFGFMMRCLKAYASPNTKGKDEKHPNKANTPSNATSPVEGNGFLRVSPSQEGISSGPSSFEEVSPSDLAELQAHKSGSERRQSADTTISGGSLLSEHTATGISPTEDKSQQYVSDFLDKYVFNSDTDSEGRKLSVVKANKKLQRDTESESTLVGEPPLIQDQEHRDKKRIKARISEAATGLMGAMSSRLAYITGSNNIRPTQEELSVRSNLDALIARSPSDEFIFSVPRDPLLSPYWADDDLLKRFPPVRLLTVHLDPCLDDCVMFAKKLKGLGNEVGIDVLEGLPHGFLNFSLMAKEANEGSKLCVERIKQLLDLENPTTPENNHL; this is encoded by the exons aTGATTAAGAGCAGCAAAGTTTCTCAACATAAA ATGAAGTTTAGATTTTTAAGTCGAAGCTTTCGTTTTTTTACGGGAAAACATCCAAAAAAAATGGAATTCGCGGAGCCCCCTGCGAAGGCATCATTATGCTGTGAGGATACTCCCGAAGGTTCTCCGCCGACGTATGCGATGTATGAGGCTTTAAAGGAATCGTGTCAGAATAATGCTAGTTATTTTCAACCTGATGACAGTGAGAATGGACAGAGATTGTACCAGGGCTTCATGACACTGATAGATCATATAGATACAGTTTGGCCTCTCGTGGATCACGTTCGAAag GTGGCTCCGTTGTATGACTTCGATGCCAAATCTCCCGGCAATGGCTACCGTAGCTTCGTGTCCGTCGTGGATTCTTGCGTTTTGAATGGACTGAAATTGAGCCGTCAAGTATGCACCGGACGTGACGCGCTACTATTTAGAAAAGGTTATTTTGTTAa GGAAGTTGAGTCTAACGGTCAGCTGCTAGCGTCTCTAGGAACTTGTCTCCACCACCTCCAGACCTTACTCTCGTGGGCTCCACCCGGGGAACTCTTCCCTACAGAACCCCATTCGCCCGAAGAACTGTTCTCACAAGCGGATACCATCAATCAGTATTGCTTTTACGGAAGATGTCTCGGATTTCAG TTTCTTCCATCCATGAGGAATATATTAAAGGGGATATCTATATGCATGGCCGGTTTCTCGGAAGCGTATTACAGTCACGGTAACTTGATCAGCTCAATGTGGACCGGGGGACAGTATCTCATAGACCCGGAGATGAGGGCGCGTCGTATCGTCAATATATCACAATCGGCGAGCGTTGAATTCTGCAAAGCTTTTTGGTTCCTCGCTGAGAGTG AAATAATGCGTAGAGTGCCGAGCTTGATGTCGTCGACGGTagctgttaataaattaataacaataccaCCAGAACCGCTGGCGGTGACGACGAAAGACGGGAAACAGCTGACAGTCCTGCCCCCAGAAGTACACATAGGGTTACAGGGATTAAATGTTAGGCTCATCAGTGTTAATAAAAGAATGGGAATG TCTGATGAAAGCTCATCGAATCTACCGCCAGCTGAGGGGGTGGTTTTTCATTGTCACGGAGGCGGTTTCGTCGCACAGAGTTCGAAATCTCATGAGACGTATCTAAGAGAATGGGCCGCGAAATTGAACATGCCGATACTGTCCGTAGATTACAGCCTGGCCCCGCAGGCGCCGTTCCCGAGGGCTCTGGAGGAAGTGTATTACGCTTATTGCTGGTTGTTAAACAATTTCAAGCTAGTCGGCACCACTG GTAAACGTATAGTATTTGCTGGGGATTCAGCCGGTGCGAACCTCATAGCCGGTTGCACCCTCAAGATCCTGTCTTCAGGACTCCGTACCCCCGAGGGTTTGTTCATGGCCTACGCTCCCCTACTAGTGAGCTTCATACCGAGTCCCGCAAGACTGCTGTGCCTGATGGATCCCTTACTTCCCTTCGGATTCATGATGAGGTGTCtcaaag CCTACGCAAGCCCCAACACTAAAGGTAAGGATGAAAAGCATCCGAACAAAGCGAACACGCCGTCGAACGCCACAAGCCCTGTCGAGGGCAACGGATTCCTTAGAGTGAGCCCGTCCCAAG AGGGAATAAGCTCGGGACCGTCATCGTTCGAGGAGGTCTCGCCATCTGACCTCGCAGAACTTCAGGCGCACAAGTCCGGCAGTGAGAGGAGACAGTCCGCCGACACCACCATCAGCGGAGGGTCGCTGCTGAGCGAGCACACCGCCACCG GTATATCACCGACGGAGGACAAATCACAACAGTACGTATCAGACTTCCTCGACAAATACGTGTTCAATAGCGACACGGACTCTGAAGGGCGCAAGTTGTCTGTTGTCAAAGCTAATAAGAAGTTACAGAG ggaCACCGAATCTGAAAGCACACTCGTCGGAGAGCCTCCGCTCATACAAGACCAGGAACACAGAGATAAGAAAAGGATAAAGGCGcg TATAAGTGAAGCAGCTACCGGTTTAATGGGCGCCATGTCGTCAAGGCTAGCGTACATAACCGGTTCAAATAACATAAGGCCCACCCAAGAAGA GTTGTCAGTCCGTTCGAACCTGGACGCGCTGATAGCCCGCAGTCCGTCCGACGAGTTCATATTCTCTGTGCCACGTGACCCGCTCCTGTCGCCGTACTGGGCGGACGATGATCTACTAAAGAGGTTCCCACCTGTGAGGTTGTTG actGTACATTTAGATCCTTGCCTTGACGACTGCGTGATGTTTGCCAAAAAACTTAAAGGTTTGGGCAACGAGGTGGGTATCGATGTCTTAGAGGGGCTGCCTCATGGATTCCTTAATTTCTCTCTT ATGGCCAAAGAAGCGAACGAAGGTTCAAAACTTTGCGTGGAGCGCATAAAACAGTTGTTGGACTTGGAAAATCCTACGACGCCCGAGAACAATCATTTATGA